One window of Chloroflexota bacterium genomic DNA carries:
- a CDS encoding S8 family peptidase: MPNPNKIHPGLAEQLRPRALAAGTQQLPIIVKYTTGAMMTPASVVAGASAPRFTYRLIHASAFSATPDAINQLSDRDDVEMIWFDGQAHTMLNTSVPLIRAPLLWQAGLTGKGIKVGVVDTGLDATHPDFAGRVAAIKDFTGEGDLDGNGHGTHVAGTIGGSGAASGGVYRGVAPECTLYAAKVLTSSGFGSISGVIAGVEWAVDQGVRTMNLSLGMDGSCDGTDALSEACDAAVARGVAVCVAAGNAGPSAYTVGSPGCAKNVITVGATTKNDDAIYFSSRGPTADGRIKPDLCFPGVDIIAPHAVNTQIGQIVNQFYTTLSGTSMATPHATGSCALLLQDNPTASPGQIKNLLMASAVNLGLDPNTQGSGRGDVFAAYKLNDIQLTSVTLTPSSVSAGKLVAVSLTVRNNSDAALPTQGPEPGFIYEEEDTFISRGFVDQKGAFRVALDFDGRTGVDHPYRWGLGTPLQPGETRTITGAIRLKSIGTRNFWGGLVEEQTVWIQDRVGVQSVQVLPPVHLVSAVFSPSSLGSGGLLNVSITVQNDGTIPLTTQGPDPSLVYEEGDTFLTRGYPDVAGSYRVGVDFDARSGIDHPIRWGLGAPLQPGETRTITGQIRLKTIATKSYWVGLVQEQKAWIQDKVGVQVISVTPPKPGPKISNVTFTPTTLSTGNYLTVTMTVLNDSDAVLATQGPEPGFIYEEGESFASRGFAAVSGNYRVGVDFDGRGGLDHPYRWGFGTPLNPGETRTISGAIHLKTAQTQNYWGGLVQEYIAWLQDRQGTRLITVKPGITITNVTFAPTTVSAGQLLNVSITVRNDSNLTLATQGPDSGFVYAEGDDFASRGFPAAAGNYRVGIDFTNRTGVDHPYRWGLTTPLAPGETRTITGAIRLQTAQSQDYWAGLVQEFVAWLQDHQGTQTIGVA; encoded by the coding sequence ATGCCAAATCCGAACAAGATTCACCCGGGTCTCGCCGAACAATTGCGCCCGCGCGCGCTGGCGGCGGGGACGCAACAATTGCCCATCATCGTCAAGTACACAACGGGTGCGATGATGACGCCCGCGTCTGTCGTTGCCGGCGCGAGCGCACCGCGTTTTACGTACCGACTCATCCATGCCAGCGCGTTCAGCGCGACGCCGGACGCGATCAATCAATTGAGCGACCGCGACGATGTGGAAATGATCTGGTTCGACGGTCAGGCGCACACGATGCTCAACACCTCCGTACCGCTGATCCGCGCGCCGCTGTTGTGGCAAGCTGGGCTTACCGGCAAGGGGATCAAAGTCGGTGTGGTGGACACGGGCTTGGACGCCACGCATCCGGATTTTGCCGGACGCGTCGCGGCGATAAAGGATTTCACGGGCGAAGGCGACCTCGACGGTAATGGTCACGGCACGCACGTCGCCGGCACGATTGGCGGCTCGGGCGCGGCAAGCGGCGGAGTGTATCGCGGCGTTGCGCCGGAATGTACCTTGTACGCCGCCAAGGTGTTGACGAGCAGTGGGTTCGGCTCGATCAGCGGCGTGATCGCCGGCGTCGAATGGGCGGTGGATCAAGGCGTGCGAACGATGAACCTGTCGCTTGGCATGGACGGTTCGTGCGATGGCACGGACGCGCTCTCCGAAGCGTGCGACGCGGCGGTGGCGCGCGGCGTGGCGGTGTGTGTCGCCGCCGGCAACGCCGGACCCAGCGCGTACACGGTTGGCTCGCCGGGTTGCGCCAAAAATGTTATCACCGTCGGCGCAACGACCAAGAACGATGACGCGATCTATTTTTCGTCGCGCGGACCCACGGCGGATGGGCGCATCAAGCCGGATCTTTGTTTCCCCGGCGTGGACATTATCGCGCCGCACGCGGTGAACACGCAGATCGGTCAAATCGTCAATCAGTTCTACACGACGCTTTCGGGCACTTCGATGGCGACGCCGCACGCGACCGGTTCGTGCGCGTTATTGTTGCAAGATAACCCGACCGCGTCGCCGGGTCAAATCAAAAATCTGTTGATGGCGTCCGCCGTCAACCTGGGTCTCGATCCGAACACGCAGGGCAGTGGTCGCGGCGATGTGTTCGCGGCGTACAAGTTGAACGATATTCAACTCACCAGCGTCACGTTGACGCCTTCGTCGGTGAGCGCCGGTAAATTAGTGGCGGTCAGTCTCACCGTGCGCAACAACAGCGATGCGGCTCTTCCGACCCAGGGACCCGAACCTGGATTTATCTACGAAGAAGAAGACACGTTCATCAGTCGCGGATTCGTGGATCAAAAAGGCGCGTTCCGCGTCGCGCTGGATTTTGACGGACGCACAGGCGTAGATCATCCGTACCGCTGGGGTTTGGGTACGCCCTTACAACCCGGCGAAACGCGCACGATCACCGGCGCGATTCGTTTGAAGAGCATCGGCACACGCAATTTCTGGGGCGGTCTCGTCGAAGAACAAACTGTGTGGATTCAAGATCGCGTCGGCGTGCAGAGCGTGCAGGTCTTGCCGCCAGTGCATCTGGTCAGCGCTGTGTTTTCGCCGAGCAGTCTGGGTTCAGGCGGCTTGCTCAACGTTTCGATTACCGTTCAAAACGACGGTACGATCCCGCTCACCACGCAAGGTCCCGATCCGAGTTTGGTGTACGAAGAAGGGGACACGTTCCTCACGCGCGGTTATCCCGATGTCGCGGGCAGTTATCGTGTCGGCGTGGACTTTGATGCGCGCAGCGGCATAGATCATCCGATTCGCTGGGGCTTGGGTGCGCCGCTGCAACCCGGCGAAACGCGCACGATCACCGGTCAAATCCGGCTCAAGACGATCGCGACCAAAAGTTACTGGGTCGGTCTAGTACAAGAACAAAAGGCGTGGATTCAAGACAAGGTTGGTGTACAAGTCATCAGCGTCACGCCGCCCAAGCCAGGTCCCAAGATTTCGAACGTCACGTTTACGCCGACCACACTCAGCACCGGCAATTACCTTACCGTTACGATGACCGTGCTGAACGACAGCGACGCGGTTCTGGCAACGCAAGGACCCGAACCTGGGTTTATCTACGAAGAAGGCGAATCGTTCGCGTCGCGCGGCTTTGCCGCCGTCAGCGGCAACTATCGCGTGGGTGTGGATTTCGACGGACGCGGCGGACTCGATCATCCGTATCGGTGGGGCTTTGGCACTCCGCTCAACCCCGGTGAAACGCGCACGATCAGCGGCGCGATTCATCTCAAGACCGCGCAGACTCAGAATTACTGGGGCGGCTTGGTGCAAGAGTACATCGCATGGTTGCAAGACCGCCAAGGCACCCGGTTGATCACAGTCAAGCCCGGCATCACGATTACGAATGTCACGTTTGCGCCGACGACGGTGAGCGCGGGACAATTGTTGAACGTGAGCATCACCGTGCGGAACGATAGCAACCTCACGCTCGCGACCCAGGGTCCGGATTCTGGGTTCGTCTACGCAGAAGGCGACGACTTTGCGAGTCGGGGATTCCCGGCGGCGGCTGGCAACTATCGTGTCGGGATTGATTTTACGAATCGTACCGGCGTGGATCATCCGTACCGCTGGGGATTGACCACACCGCTGGCTCCCGGCGAAACGCGCACGATCACCGGCGCGATTCGACTCCAGACCGCGCAGTCGCAAGACTATTGGGCGGGCTTGGTGCAAGAATTCGTCGCGTGGTTGCAGGATCATCAGGGCACGCAGACCATCGGGGTGGCGTAA
- a CDS encoding MBL fold metallo-hydrolase, with amino-acid sequence MKITFHGAARTTTGSMHLFESAGHRILLDCGLYQGHRAEALERNANLPFDSKTLSAVLLSHAHIDHCGNLPMLVKRGFAGEINCTTATQDLTKLMLRDSARIQEQDAAYLNYKRARQGLPKIEPLYSTSDTELALRHIVGHSYHQWFKLNGDARAILYDAGHILGSALTVLEATEGARTVRLGFSGDLGRPGAPILRDAEILRGLDYLIVESTYGNREHNSLAEAEEKFVRVVRETLARGGKVVIPSFALERTQALVYALHRHFEAGDLPAVPVYVDSPLAIDVTAVFRVHLDCFDDEIREHILAHDDPFGFGKLHYTRAVEESKKINETPGPAVIISANGMCEAGRILHHLKYNIESAHNTILFVGYQAENTLGRRIVDGVKRIRTFGEDYVVRARVEMIDGFSAHADRSELLSWIAQVQPTLKGIFVVHGEAESSRALADTLRAANPHCNIVVPELHQTIEL; translated from the coding sequence ATGAAGATTACTTTTCACGGCGCGGCGCGCACGACCACTGGCTCGATGCACCTCTTTGAATCTGCCGGTCACCGCATCCTGCTCGATTGCGGACTCTATCAAGGTCATCGCGCAGAAGCACTTGAACGCAACGCCAATCTACCCTTCGATTCAAAAACACTCAGCGCGGTCTTGCTCTCGCACGCGCACATTGACCACTGCGGCAACTTGCCCATGCTCGTCAAACGCGGGTTTGCCGGCGAGATCAATTGCACGACCGCGACGCAAGACCTGACGAAATTGATGTTGCGCGATAGCGCGCGCATCCAAGAGCAAGACGCCGCGTATCTGAATTATAAACGCGCACGGCAAGGGTTACCCAAGATCGAGCCGCTCTATTCGACGAGCGATACGGAACTCGCGTTGCGCCACATCGTTGGACACAGTTATCATCAGTGGTTCAAACTCAACGGCGATGCGCGCGCGATCTTGTACGACGCGGGACACATCCTCGGCTCGGCGCTGACCGTGCTCGAAGCGACTGAAGGCGCGCGAACGGTGCGCCTCGGTTTTTCCGGCGATCTCGGTCGTCCGGGCGCGCCGATTCTGCGCGATGCGGAAATCTTGCGCGGACTCGACTATCTGATCGTCGAAAGTACGTACGGCAATCGCGAACATAACAGTCTCGCGGAGGCGGAAGAAAAATTCGTGCGCGTCGTGCGCGAAACGCTCGCGCGCGGCGGCAAGGTGGTCATTCCCTCGTTTGCCTTGGAACGGACGCAAGCGTTGGTCTATGCCTTGCATCGCCACTTTGAAGCCGGCGATCTGCCCGCCGTGCCGGTGTACGTAGACTCGCCGCTGGCGATTGATGTGACTGCCGTTTTTCGCGTGCACCTCGATTGTTTCGACGACGAAATCCGCGAGCACATTCTCGCGCACGATGACCCGTTCGGATTCGGCAAACTGCATTACACGCGCGCGGTTGAAGAATCGAAAAAAATCAACGAGACACCCGGTCCGGCGGTGATCATTTCGGCGAACGGAATGTGTGAAGCCGGACGAATTTTGCACCACCTCAAATACAACATCGAAAGCGCACACAACACGATCTTGTTCGTCGGCTACCAAGCCGAGAATACGTTGGGGCGTCGCATCGTAGACGGCGTCAAGCGCATCCGCACATTTGGCGAAGACTATGTGGTTCGCGCGCGCGTCGAAATGATTGACGGATTTAGCGCGCACGCGGATCGGAGCGAGTTGTTGAGTTGGATCGCCCAGGTTCAACCGACGCTCAAGGGTATTTTCGTCGTCCATGGCGAAGCCGAATCATCCCGCGCATTAGCGGACACGTTGCGCGCGGCGAATCCTCACTGCAACATTGTCGTGCCCGAGTTGCATCAAACGATTGAACTGTGA
- a CDS encoding SH3 domain-containing protein, which produces MTFEEAEGKFRELQARVQRGEAISRAEYEDQVSRLAVQDQFGVLWEINPRTGKWMYFDGAEWVSGAPPGRETSTVIPLSSLTPKPGGQTTQPSAPTTPPQPMPTRAPMPTARPTTPVSARPAPATRAPTAMQPTRAPARPVPARQAPPPGQPQRGGRSPLSMFGPGREWIPLAIAAGVLLVCALLLGGAALVLNSGVLGTTAGATPSRTATRVGGGLPTGTPTTRVALPTQPPPTATPAPVIAKVTPNTLNVRAAPDTKTGKVISTLKKDAQVTLIARSVDALWYQINLASGQQGWISAELVTIAGGDPNTLPQAGPGAPPAPKPQPAATPATKPYP; this is translated from the coding sequence ATGACTTTTGAAGAAGCCGAAGGCAAATTCAGAGAACTGCAAGCCCGCGTGCAACGCGGCGAAGCGATCAGTCGCGCTGAGTACGAAGATCAAGTGAGCCGGCTGGCGGTGCAAGATCAGTTTGGCGTTTTGTGGGAAATCAATCCGCGAACCGGCAAATGGATGTACTTTGACGGCGCTGAGTGGGTGTCGGGTGCGCCCCCCGGTCGCGAGACCTCGACGGTCATTCCGCTTTCGAGTCTGACGCCCAAGCCGGGCGGACAAACTACGCAGCCCAGCGCGCCGACCACGCCGCCGCAACCGATGCCCACGCGCGCGCCGATGCCGACCGCGCGTCCAACGACGCCGGTCTCGGCGCGACCCGCACCGGCTACGCGCGCGCCCACGGCGATGCAACCGACCCGCGCGCCCGCGCGTCCGGTGCCGGCGCGTCAAGCGCCTCCGCCCGGTCAACCGCAACGCGGCGGTCGTTCGCCGCTGAGTATGTTCGGACCGGGACGCGAGTGGATTCCACTCGCGATTGCCGCGGGCGTGTTGCTCGTGTGCGCGTTATTGTTGGGCGGCGCGGCGCTCGTGTTGAACAGCGGCGTGCTGGGGACGACGGCGGGAGCGACGCCTTCGCGCACGGCTACGCGCGTGGGCGGCGGCTTGCCGACTGGCACTCCGACGACACGCGTTGCGTTGCCAACCCAGCCCCCGCCGACCGCGACGCCCGCGCCAGTCATCGCCAAAGTGACGCCAAACACGCTCAATGTGCGCGCCGCGCCGGACACGAAAACCGGCAAGGTGATTAGCACGCTGAAAAAAGACGCGCAAGTGACGCTGATCGCGCGCAGTGTGGACGCGTTGTGGTACCAGATCAATCTCGCCAGCGGGCAACAGGGTTGGATCTCGGCGGAACTTGTGACGATTGCCGGCGGCGATCCGAACACGTTGCCGCAAGCCGGTCCAGGCGCGCCGCCCGCGCCCAAGCCGCAACCCGCCGCGACCCCAGCGACGAAACCGTACCCGTAA
- a CDS encoding DedA family protein translates to MHFDLVEFIKTVGYAGIFSFVFAESGLFFGFFLPGDSLLLTAGLLASRGVLDIVVLIVGVFICAVLGDNVGYWFGAKVGPPIFNRPNSRFFKRKNLLKAKEFYDKYGAITITAARFMPFIRTFAPIVAGAVAMNYRTFIVFNLLGGVLWGIGMTTLGYALGVWFGTVEGIDTYFSLLVLAFFIIPGLPTAWHLWQENKNTILAYAKAIINRQPLPRIVDEEDERSVASGQ, encoded by the coding sequence ATGCACTTTGATCTCGTCGAGTTCATCAAGACCGTCGGCTATGCCGGCATCTTTAGTTTTGTCTTTGCCGAGTCCGGTTTGTTCTTTGGATTCTTTTTGCCTGGCGATAGTCTGTTGCTCACGGCTGGCTTGCTCGCGTCGCGTGGTGTGCTTGACATCGTCGTGCTCATTGTCGGCGTGTTTATCTGCGCGGTGCTCGGCGACAATGTCGGATATTGGTTCGGCGCAAAAGTCGGTCCGCCGATTTTCAATCGTCCCAACTCGCGATTCTTCAAGCGCAAGAACTTGCTCAAAGCCAAAGAGTTCTACGACAAGTACGGCGCAATCACGATCACTGCCGCGCGCTTTATGCCGTTCATTCGCACGTTTGCGCCGATTGTCGCCGGCGCGGTCGCGATGAATTATCGCACATTCATCGTCTTCAATTTGCTGGGCGGCGTGCTGTGGGGCATCGGCATGACGACGCTCGGTTACGCGCTCGGCGTATGGTTCGGCACGGTCGAAGGGATTGACACGTATTTTTCGCTACTTGTTCTCGCGTTCTTTATCATCCCAGGTTTACCGACGGCGTGGCACTTGTGGCAGGAAAACAAGAATACGATTCTCGCGTATGCGAAAGCGATCATCAATCGGCAACCCTTGCCCAGGATTGTGGATGAGGAGGATGAACGGTCGGTGGCAAGTGGGCAGTGA
- a CDS encoding PBP1A family penicillin-binding protein, which translates to MSHPASASVAPRGWRYTLMRMLTITAIVALVVAVALVVGAVSAYTYYARDLPPPEQLAARPIAQSTKLFDRNGELLYEIFDPNGARRTVVPSARIPLVLKQATIATEDKSFYTNPGVDWYGIARAAYYYIRYGRPVSGGGSTITQQLIKSALLTPEQTFERKIREAILALEVARKYSKEQILEWYLNTICYGNLACGIEAASDAYFGKRVQDLNLAEASLLAGLPQLPAVYDPCAHPDAALARQSDVLGLMVEQKYITPEQAASALAESRKTINSDVFDKRCDQGIGIKAPHFVVYVREELEKQYGPEVVYKGGLQVTTTIDLKLQRLAEEEARKQINALAGKNVTNASLIALDPKTGEILTMLGSVDFFDKKIDGQVNVAVRLRQPGSSIKPLTYLTAFQKGWTPATVIADVKTVFPIPGQPDYVPENYDTREHGLVPIRTALASSFNIPAVKALQFITVTALIDTSRKFGMTTFRDPRNYGLSLTLGGGDVKLLELTGAYAVLANQGVRVPVTPFLKVTDPNGKVLFDLKANPPKGTQVADARHAYQITSILSDVSARAPGFGTSGALRLSRPVAVKTGTTNDWRDNWTIGFTPDFVVGVWVGNSNNTEMEHISGVTGAGPLWHNFMERALAGTPPKDFLVPPGMVKLEVCVESGLLPTELCPLDHRAQEIFLADNAPVQTDHVWQKIKVDRTNGLIGSDVCLELVDEKVFAVYPPEARQWAIDHNIPQPPTERSPNCPDPEPTPVAGAQPTMSVASPRDGSVIGGVVQIIGTVQMPDFDNYTVQIGQGNDPRDWTLLARSTSQIKDGNLATWDTRRFADGVYTIRLAMADRSGRSFGGRVRVTIANAPIVPTAIIIVPTATRTRTATLVPTQVILPTATRTSTPAPTLTPTRTITPTVASTATPTRTVTPLTPVALPTATPTKTAIPTATATQTLVAPTATRTATPTATRTLVLPTATPTITPTRTTTSPTKP; encoded by the coding sequence GTGAGTCATCCTGCTTCTGCTTCCGTCGCGCCGCGCGGCTGGCGTTACACGCTGATGCGTATGCTGACGATCACCGCTATCGTCGCGCTCGTTGTTGCCGTCGCGCTCGTCGTCGGCGCGGTTAGCGCGTACACGTACTATGCGCGCGATTTGCCGCCGCCCGAACAACTCGCGGCGCGTCCCATCGCGCAATCCACCAAACTGTTCGACCGCAACGGCGAACTGCTGTACGAAATCTTCGACCCGAACGGCGCGCGGCGCACCGTCGTGCCGAGCGCGCGCATCCCCCTCGTGCTCAAGCAAGCAACCATCGCGACCGAGGACAAATCGTTTTACACCAACCCCGGCGTAGATTGGTACGGCATTGCGCGCGCGGCGTACTATTACATTCGGTACGGGCGCCCCGTGTCCGGCGGCGGCAGCACCATCACGCAACAATTGATCAAGAGCGCGCTGTTGACGCCGGAGCAAACATTCGAACGCAAAATCCGCGAAGCGATTCTCGCGCTTGAGGTCGCGCGCAAATATTCGAAAGAGCAAATCCTCGAATGGTACCTGAACACGATTTGCTACGGCAATCTCGCGTGCGGCATTGAAGCCGCGTCCGATGCGTACTTTGGCAAACGCGTACAAGACCTGAATCTCGCCGAGGCATCGTTGCTCGCCGGGTTGCCGCAACTCCCGGCAGTGTACGATCCGTGCGCGCATCCCGATGCCGCGCTCGCGCGCCAAAGCGATGTGCTCGGCTTGATGGTCGAACAAAAATACATCACGCCCGAGCAAGCCGCGTCTGCGCTTGCCGAATCGCGCAAGACGATCAACTCGGACGTGTTCGATAAACGCTGTGACCAAGGCATCGGCATCAAAGCGCCCCACTTTGTCGTTTACGTGCGCGAGGAACTCGAAAAACAATACGGACCCGAAGTCGTCTACAAGGGCGGCTTGCAAGTGACGACGACGATTGATCTCAAATTGCAACGACTCGCAGAGGAAGAAGCGCGCAAACAAATCAACGCGCTCGCCGGCAAGAACGTCACGAACGCGTCGCTCATCGCGCTTGATCCGAAAACCGGCGAGATTTTGACGATGCTGGGCAGTGTGGATTTCTTCGACAAGAAAATTGACGGGCAGGTGAACGTCGCGGTGCGCTTGCGCCAACCGGGGTCTTCGATCAAACCGCTCACGTACCTCACCGCGTTTCAAAAAGGGTGGACGCCCGCGACCGTTATCGCGGACGTGAAAACCGTGTTCCCAATCCCAGGTCAACCAGACTATGTGCCGGAAAATTACGACACGCGCGAACATGGTCTCGTGCCCATCCGCACGGCGCTCGCCTCGTCGTTCAACATTCCGGCGGTCAAGGCGTTGCAGTTCATCACCGTTACCGCGCTGATTGACACCTCGCGCAAATTTGGGATGACGACATTCCGCGATCCGCGCAACTATGGCTTGTCGCTCACGCTCGGCGGCGGCGATGTCAAGTTGCTCGAATTGACCGGCGCGTACGCAGTCTTGGCGAATCAAGGTGTGCGCGTCCCTGTGACGCCATTCCTTAAGGTGACGGATCCGAACGGCAAAGTATTGTTTGATTTGAAAGCGAATCCACCAAAGGGTACCCAGGTCGCGGACGCGCGCCATGCGTACCAAATCACGAGCATCCTCAGCGATGTGAGCGCGCGCGCGCCGGGCTTTGGAACGAGCGGGGCGCTGCGTTTGTCGCGACCGGTTGCCGTGAAAACCGGGACGACGAACGATTGGCGCGACAACTGGACGATTGGGTTCACGCCGGATTTTGTCGTCGGTGTGTGGGTGGGCAATTCGAATAACACCGAGATGGAACACATCAGCGGCGTCACCGGCGCGGGACCGCTGTGGCACAACTTTATGGAGCGCGCGCTCGCCGGCACGCCGCCCAAAGATTTTCTCGTGCCGCCGGGAATGGTCAAACTCGAAGTGTGCGTCGAGTCGGGTCTGTTGCCGACCGAGCTGTGTCCGTTGGATCATCGCGCGCAGGAAATTTTTCTCGCCGACAACGCGCCGGTGCAAACCGACCACGTGTGGCAAAAAATCAAGGTTGATCGGACGAACGGCTTGATCGGATCGGACGTGTGTCTGGAACTCGTGGACGAAAAAGTTTTCGCGGTATATCCGCCCGAAGCGCGCCAGTGGGCGATAGATCACAACATTCCGCAACCGCCGACGGAGCGTAGTCCGAATTGTCCCGACCCGGAGCCGACGCCCGTCGCCGGCGCGCAACCGACGATGAGCGTCGCGTCGCCGCGCGATGGCAGTGTGATCGGCGGCGTGGTGCAGATCATCGGCACGGTGCAAATGCCGGATTTCGACAACTATACCGTGCAGATCGGGCAGGGCAATGATCCGCGCGATTGGACGTTGCTCGCGCGCAGTACGTCGCAAATCAAAGACGGCAATCTCGCGACCTGGGATACGCGCCGATTCGCGGACGGCGTGTACACGATTCGGCTCGCGATGGCAGACCGCAGCGGCAGATCGTTCGGCGGACGCGTGCGCGTGACGATCGCGAACGCGCCAATCGTACCGACCGCGATTATTATCGTGCCGACCGCGACGCGCACGCGCACCGCGACACTCGTTCCGACCCAGGTCATCCTGCCGACCGCGACGCGCACGTCCACGCCCGCGCCGACCTTGACGCCAACCCGCACCATCACGCCGACGGTCGCGAGTACAGCGACGCCGACGCGCACGGTGACGCCGCTCACGCCGGTCGCATTGCCGACCGCAACGCCGACCAAGACCGCGATTCCAACTGCGACGGCGACGCAAACTCTAGTCGCGCCGACCGCGACGCGCACCGCCACGCCGACTGCGACGCGAACGCTGGTGCTTCCGACGGCGACCCCGACAATCACACCGACGCGCACGACAACGAGTCCAACCAAGCCATGA
- a CDS encoding UbiX family flavin prenyltransferase, producing the protein MNERIVIAITGASGVIYGIRALQVLRDLPNVETHLVMSAAAKQTIAAETDWTIQQVEQLAHVTHDDRQIGATIASGSFATRGMIVMPCSIKTLSAIANSFSADLIARAADVTLKEGRPLILVVRETPFHLGHLRLMERAAEMGAIIAPPIPTFYSRPQTLAEMIDGTVGRVLARLGFDNALFTQWAGMRDAVAAPTETSTQDKIIAFLAAQTTLTLATTNADGSPHACDVFYAHDDARALYFLSDPKTRHIQNLQRDARVHATVHAATRGWQTIRGLQIAGDAQRVPDDERARGYELYVRKFPFVKQWLPAAAMLGRALDKLGVIEMHKIVPKWIRWIDNAEGFGHKEEMSL; encoded by the coding sequence ATGAACGAACGAATCGTGATCGCGATTACCGGCGCAAGCGGCGTGATCTACGGCATTCGCGCGTTGCAAGTATTACGCGATCTGCCGAACGTCGAAACACATCTCGTGATGAGCGCGGCGGCAAAGCAAACGATTGCCGCCGAAACCGATTGGACGATTCAGCAAGTTGAACAACTCGCGCACGTCACGCACGACGATCGGCAAATCGGCGCGACGATTGCAAGCGGCAGTTTCGCTACGCGCGGCATGATCGTGATGCCGTGCAGCATCAAAACACTTTCCGCGATTGCGAATTCATTCTCCGCCGATTTGATCGCGCGCGCGGCGGACGTCACGTTGAAAGAAGGTCGCCCGCTCATTCTCGTCGTGCGCGAGACGCCGTTTCACCTGGGACACTTGCGCTTGATGGAACGCGCCGCGGAAATGGGCGCGATTATCGCGCCGCCAATTCCCACGTTTTATAGTCGCCCGCAAACGCTCGCCGAAATGATTGACGGCACGGTCGGTCGCGTGCTCGCGCGACTCGGCTTCGATAACGCGTTGTTCACGCAGTGGGCGGGGATGCGCGACGCCGTCGCCGCGCCAACCGAGACGAGCACCCAAGACAAGATCATCGCGTTTCTCGCCGCGCAAACCACACTGACACTCGCGACGACGAACGCGGACGGTTCGCCGCACGCGTGCGATGTGTTCTACGCGCACGACGATGCGCGCGCGCTCTACTTTCTCTCCGATCCGAAAACGCGGCACATTCAAAATTTGCAGCGCGATGCGCGCGTCCACGCGACGGTGCACGCGGCGACGCGCGGCTGGCAAACGATTCGCGGCTTGCAAATCGCCGGCGACGCGCAGCGCGTGCCAGACGACGAACGCGCGCGCGGGTACGAACTGTACGTTCGCAAATTCCCGTTTGTGAAACAGTGGTTGCCCGCCGCCGCGATGCTGGGTCGCGCGCTGGACAAACTGGGGGTGATCGAAATGCACAAAATCGTACCCAAGTGGATTCGCTGGATTGATAACGCGGAAGGATTCGGACACAAAGAGGAAATGAGTTTGTAG
- a CDS encoding ubiquinone/menaquinone biosynthesis methyltransferase: protein MSVNQKPEIKNQKSADKAAYVQKMFDGIAHRYDLMNAVMTLGQHQQMRRVAARLAQPPRDGRALDLATGTGDFAFALREVEPSVRVVGVDFALEMMRRGQKKYPTTNFIAGDMLQLPFTNSSFDCAVNGFVLRNVADVQIAFAEMYRVLKPGGRAVSLEITTPRAPVWKNIFGIYFDYAMPRIGGVLSGKPDAYTYLPQSVRAFYKPEQVCELMRAVGFRDVSFRWLMLGTMAVYVGIR from the coding sequence ATGTCGGTAAATCAGAAACCAGAAATCAAAAATCAAAAATCTGCCGATAAAGCCGCCTACGTCCAAAAGATGTTCGACGGAATCGCGCATCGGTACGATTTGATGAACGCGGTGATGACGCTGGGGCAGCATCAACAAATGCGCCGCGTCGCCGCGCGTCTCGCGCAACCGCCGCGCGACGGACGCGCGCTCGATCTCGCCACCGGCACCGGCGATTTCGCGTTCGCACTACGCGAGGTCGAACCCAGCGTGCGCGTCGTCGGCGTAGATTTCGCGCTAGAGATGATGCGGCGCGGGCAAAAAAAATATCCCACGACAAATTTTATTGCCGGGGATATGCTCCAATTGCCATTTACCAATTCCTCTTTTGATTGCGCCGTCAACGGTTTCGTTCTCCGCAATGTCGCGGACGTGCAAATCGCGTTTGCGGAAATGTATCGCGTGCTCAAGCCAGGTGGACGCGCGGTCTCGCTCGAAATCACGACGCCGCGCGCGCCGGTGTGGAAAAACATTTTTGGAATCTATTTCGACTACGCCATGCCGCGCATCGGTGGAGTGTTGAGCGGCAAGCCAGACGCGTACACGTATTTGCCGCAATCGGTGCGCGCGTTTTACAAACCGGAGCAAGTGTGCGAGCTGATGCGCGCGGTCGGTTTCCGCGACGTATCATTTCGCTGGCTGATGCTGGGAACGATGGCAGTTTATGTTGGGATAAGATGA